The nucleotide window GCTGTCAAAATTGTAACAGGCCAGATCATGCTCGTAGCCCGTACCTTCCGGATTGCTTCGGCTCTGTACATAAACACAGCGCTTTCCGTCACTCGACAAGGTCGCTTCCGACAGATACTGATACGTTTTAAACGTATCGATTTGAATAGGTTTTGCCATTTTTATTCTCCCCCTCGACTCCAGCAAGAGTCCATTGTTTTTATTTTACCGCCGCAAGGGCGCAACGTCAATTTGGTTGTGTTTCTTCTTCCTTTTCCAGTTTTAAATGAACGTCCTGCTGCGGATACGGAATCCCGATTCCCGCTTCATCCAGCGCTTCCTTCACCGCCAGCCGCAGGCCTCGCTCAACTTCCCAATGACGGCATGGCAAGGTGCGGCAGATCACCGTAATGTTGACAGAAGAATCAGCCAAATCGGTAATCCCCTGAATTTTCGGTTCTTCTACTAAAATATCCTTCACTTCTTTGGCATACGCCTTGACGGCTTGATCCAGAACTTCCATAACCTGCCGCGTATCCGCTTCATACGGTGTGCTGACTGTGATTTTTGCCAGCGAATCCATGCGCGAATAATTGATCACCCGGCCGATTGATCCATTCGGGATGATGATCTGCTGACCAGCAAAGTTTTTCAGATAGGTCACACGCATGGCGGTTGCCGTTACCGTGCCTTCAACATCATCCAGCTTGACATAATCGCCAACGGAAAACTGTTTTTCAAACATCATGAAAAATCCGGTGACCACATCTTTGATCAAACTCTGTGCCCCGATGCCCAAAGCCAGCGAACCGATCCCAGCCGATAACAACAGATTGTTGATCGCGTTGCCGAAGCCCAGCTGCGCCAGAATCATCAGCGCGCAGATGCCGTAAACGATATAGCGGAACGTACTGCGGGTCATCGTCATCATCGTCTGCACGCGGCGGGCCTGCATTTCCGGCATGTCCTCGGATTTTTTGATCTGTCTGGCCGTCATCCTGGAGATCAGATCCAGCACCAGCTTACCGCCTAAAATTACAAGTAAAATCCCAACGCCTTTCCAAAATAAAAGGCCGCTGTTCTCTGCGAGCGTACTCAGAAAACCATTGAAATACTCAGTGATCGTTTTACTTAGAATACCAGTCATGAATATCCCCCTATCTAGTGCTTAAGTTTAACGAAATTTACTGGCTTATTCAATCCTTCTTCATCGAATTGAAAGATTTCTGATCCTTCGCAGGCAAAATCCTTGTTTTCTTTTGATTTCTGCGCCTATAATGAAACCAGAATAAAGGTAAGGAGGATTCGTTATGGCAACAGTGATTACAAAAGATAATTTCGATCAGGAGGTCGCCGGCTCTCAACTGCCCGTCATCCTGGATTTTCAGGCACCTTGGTGCATGTATTGCCGGCGCTTAGCCCCGGTCATCGCTAAGCTGGAAAAAGAGCTGGAAGGACAGGTGCGGTTTGGAACGGTCGATATTGATGAACAGCCGGAGCTGGAGGAACGCTTCGATATCAGCACCATTCCATCCCTGATCTTGTTTCAGGCAGGAAAAAACGGTACAACCTTAGTCAACCCGCCTTCCCGCGGTGCGATTATGAACTGGCTGAAAGAGCAGGGAATTTAATATGGAACATGTTCAAGTCGCTGTTTTAGGCGGAGGTCCAGCCGGTTATACCGCGGCCTTGTACTGCGCGCGGGCCGGTTTCCGCACAGTTATTTTAGAAAAGCTGTCGGCGGGAGGACAGATGGCCACAACCTCCCAAATCGACAATTATCCAGGCTTTGACGAAGGCGTCGACGGCTTCGAGCTGGGAATGAAAATGCAGGCTCAGGCAGAACGATTCGGGGCTGAATCGTTTCTGGAAGAAGTGATTTCCGTTGATTTGAATGCCGTTCCGAAAAAAATCGTGACTGACAGCCGAGAATTAACAGCGGACGCGGTAATTCTGGCCACCGGTGCTTCCGCACGGAAGTTGGGTGTGGCGGAAGAAGATTCGCTTGTCGGTCGGGGTGTGGCCTATTGCGCAACCTGTGACGGAATGTTTTATAAAGGCAAGACAGTAGCAGTCATCGGCGGCGGCAACACCGCGGCGGCGGACGCGCTGTTCTTATCAAGAATCTGTGAAAAGGTAATTTTGATTCACCGCCGTGATACGCTGCGGGCTGATCGGGTTTATCTCAATCCGCTGCAGAGCTGTGATAACCTGGAATTCATCTGGAACAGTACGGTGGATGCGATTCTGCATGATCAAAAAGTCACCGGGCTGCGGCTGCGTGATAAATTCAGCGGTGAGCTGCAGGAAATTGCCTGTGACGGCGTCTTTGTCGCTGTCGGCCAGCTGCCCAACACGGCTTTATTTGAAGGTCAGCTGACATTAGAGCATGGATACATTGCGGCGGATGAAACAACACGAACTTCGGTACCGGGGGTTTTCGCGGTTGGCGATGTGCGCACCAAAGCGCTGCGGCAGGTCATCACAGCGGCCAGCGACGGCGCCGTTGCCAGTCACTTCGTCGAAGAATACCTCGCTTCCTTGTAAGTTTCTGGGTTGCACCAATTCAATGAGAAGGCTGCGGTTCTCCGCGGTCTTTTTTATCCAATTTCCAAGCCTTGAAACGAGTTCCCTTTCAATGAAGAAAAGTTACCTCAAAATCTGTCTAAAATTACGACACAAAGCGCAAACTGCTCATAGGCAAAAGACCTTTCTTCGGGTATTCTAATGTCAGAAAGCAAGGGATAGGAAATGTCACTAGACGCTAAGCTGAAACAATCCTTGTTGGAAACCGCCGCCCGTCATCGGCTGCGCCGCGGCAAATCCGGCCGGCAGACAGCCCGTAATCTTGTCGATTTAGCCTGCACGCTGAAAAAAAAGGATCTGCCTGAATATGACCGATCCCAAATCAGTGAAGAATGTTTCAACCTCTTGAAAAAAACCAGCATTGAAGACACGACAAACTGGCTGATCCAACGGATCTAGCCTTTTTTCTTGGCTTAAAACTGCCCCTGCAGACGCAGGCTTGCCATCTTCTCGCTGTCATTGGCTAGTTTACGGATGCGCAGGGATAAGGACTTCGGGCTTTCCTTCATTCCGCCGCGAACCCAGTCGCGGATAATGCCGCACATGCCATAGCTGTAAAAACGGGAATACAGCTTAACATCGTCTTCCTTCAGCCGCAGACTGCCGTCCAGACGCCGAATCGCTTCTTCAAAAAGCGTGCAGGTTATTTGAAACAGATAGTCCTCAAAACACTGCGGGGAAGCACTGATCGTATTTTCATAGAAGATCTGATTCTCCCGCATCATTTCAAGCAGCTTTTCCATATGTTCATGCCAGTTGTCAAACGTGACGTCGCTGGCTAAGTAAACAAAACCTTCCTGATAATAGATCCAGTCCAGCAATTCATATTTATCCTGAAAATGATAATAAAATGTCTGACGGTTCAGTCCGCATTGTTCCGTGATATCCCGTACTGATATTTTATTAAAGTCTTTGTGATGACATAATTCTTTTAAGCCTTCCGCAATCGCTTTTTTTGTCAGATCTGCCATATCTTGCCTCCCGGATTCAGCTTGCTTGAAATCCACCGCTAATCGCTTATTCATTAAGATCATTGTAAGCTATTTTCGCAAAAAGGAAAAGGAGGAAGCCTTCCACAGACTCATAATTAAGATCATCGTTCCAAGAATTTATTTCACGCTTTTATTACTCGATGAGTTTATGTCATAGGCGGGCAATAAAAATGAGGATTTTGACGATGTGTGAGATTATAGATATGACTCGTCCCCTGCCCATCCTTTTATTCAATCAGCTGGATACAAGAAATTAAAAACGGTCTCTTCTTTTCATCAATCCGCCGATCAGACAGAGTATAAATAGAATTATCTATTCGCAAAGATACAGTGGCCAAAACCGCACGGCCTCTGTTGCACCAAAGAGAAACGGCGATAAAACGAAAGACGTTATCGATAAGCCCGGCAGAAAGTAAAGCTGGCAGCTCACACCCAGAATATTCAGCCACATATGCCCGACAACAAACTCCTGGAATAACAGAAGCAGCAGCATAAACAAGCCAAACGCACACATCAGAAAAGATTGAATAAAAAGATTTCGATGTTCGTCAAACAGCCGGTAAGCCAAACGATACCACAAGAAATACAGGACTGTGCTGATCGGCAGCAGCAGCCACCCGGTGATCGGTAAAAGCATGACCAGGCTCAGTCCTTTCCCAATAATCAGCGGAAGGACTCCGGCAAGACCTAACTGTGGTGTTTTTTTCATCGTTCTTCCACCCTTGTCTTCATTTTATCATAGTCGGATCTGATCGCCAAATCGCAGTTTGGACAAAAACAAAACGGCATAGCATCTAAGCCATGCCGCTTCAGCATTTTCAAGTTGTTGATCCGTTTTAACGTGCCAGCCAGCCGCCATCCACTGGGATCGTTGCGCCGCAGATATAATCAGAAGCTTCACTGGCTAAGAAAACCACCGGTCCCTGCAGAACGGAAGGATCTCCCCAATAGCCGATCGGCAGCCGGTCGAGAACTTCCTTGTTGCGAACTGGATCGTCCTGCATGGCCTGCGTCAGCGGAGTTTTCATATAACCCGGAGCAATCGCGTTGACGTTGATGCCCTGGCTTGACAATTCGTTGGCCATTTCTTTGGTCAGCCCCATGATCGCTGACTTGCTTGCGGTATAAGCCGGAACAAGAATTCCGCCGGTAAAGGAAAGCATGCTTGCAATATTGATAATCTTGCCGCGGGTTCCCTGCTTCACCATCTGGTTCGCCGCACTCTGCGAAAGCAGGAAAACTTGTTTCAGATTCAAATTCAGCGTGTAGTCCCAATCCGCCTCGGCATATTCCAAAAATGGAGCACGGCGGTTGACCCCGGCATTGTTCAGCAGAATATCCAGATGGCCGTAAATCGCAACGACTTCCGCAACGATTTCATCGGTCAGAGCTTTGGTCGGTTTGGACAAATCGGCCTTCATATAATGATAACGGCGGCCCAGTTTTTCAATTGCTTCACGGATTCCGGTGTCATCGCCATGGCCGATATTGAAAATATCCGCGCCGTTTTCCGCCAGTCCGACGCACATTGCATAACCCAATCCGCGGTTGGCTCCTGTGACCAGAGCCACCTTGCCTTCCAGCAAGCCTTCTTTATAAATCATGTTCATCCTCCTTCACTCATCTGTTCTAACAATAGCACAAAAATCAGCTTTTGTATCGTTCATTTATTTTTTCACAACTTTATTGAAGCTGTTCGTGCAGCACCTTCCGCACTGCCCCCGGTGCCTGCAGCATCGCCACAAATAAAGCTTCGATCAGATCCGCTAATCCAGCGGCTTCCAAATCCAAACCAAAGATTGTCGAATTCTTCAAAATTGACCGTACCCCATCAAGCTGCGGTTCACTCTGACCTAACTGAATCCCTGTCAAGTGTTCTCGGAGCTGATCCAACAAAGGATCGGGGCTAATCGGCATCGGCTGACCTTGATCATCGATCCCCAACAGATAGCGCAGCCATCCAGCGTACACCAATGGAATCGCTTTTAAATCCGACAGCGGCCGGTTCTCGTTCAGATAGGCCTTGACCGTTTCACCAAACCGGACACCCAGTTTCTGCGAGGTATCTGTCGCAATCCGCTGCGGCGTATCCGGCATAAACGGATTCGGAATCCGCAGCGTCAGCACTTCGTCCAAAAACTGCCGCGGTGAGAGAATCTTGGGATCGGTGACCACCGGCAAACCTTCAATCCGGCCAATTCGATTGGCCAGCTGATTTAAATCCGCATCCTGCATCTCATCACTGATCTTGGTAAATCCCAGCAGACAGCCGAACACCGCCAATCCAGTATGAACAGGATTCAGGCAGGTGGACACCTTCATGCGTTCCACCTTTTCAACGGTCTGCCGATCCGCAAACATCACGCCGGCTTTTTCTAACGGGAGCCGGCCGTTTGGAAAGCGATCCTCAATCACAAGATATTCGCATTCTTCAGCGTTGACAAACGGCGCGATGTAGGTGTGCTTGGAGGTTATGATTGGTTCTGCCTGTTCCAGTCCATCCTGACGCAGCCTTTCCTCAATCGTCGGATCAGGACGCGGTGTAATCTTATCGATCATCGTCCATGGGAAACTGACGCGCTGTTCGTCCTGCACATAATCCAGAAAACCTGGTTCTACCTGACCCGATCTGACCCAGCCTTCGGCCAGCGTCACTATCGCTTTTTTCAGTTTTTCACCGTTGTGGGAACAGTTGTCCATGCTGACCATCGCGATCGGCAGCGCCCCGTTTTTATAACGGCAGTAAAGCAGCGCGGCAACCCGTCCGATATAGCTGCGGGCGGCCTGCGGCTGATGGTTAAATTCAGCGCTGATTTCAGGCAGGATTTCCCCATTTTCATCGCTGACACGATAGCCTTTTTCCGTGATCGTAAAGCTGGCCATCTGCAGGCTGGGCTGCTGAAATAAATTGGATAACATAGTAAAATCCGAGCTGTCCGGATTCAGCTTCAAGGCCGCAGCCAGGCTGCCGATAACGGTTTTCTCTACGCTGCCTGAGGCTTTCAGCGTGACTAGGATATTCAGCTCATCGTGCGGCTTGAGCATCTTGTCAACAATCTCATCATCATAGCCCTCCGCCGCGATCAGACCTTCCGCTGCAAGTCCCGCATTCAACAACTTCTGCATCAGCATCATCGGATAAGCCCGAAAGATATTGCCGGCACCAAAATGAATCCAGCGAGGAGTCTTCAAAGTTGCCTGACGCAGGGACTCACGATCAAATTCCGGCAGTGCATAGCCCTGCTTCAGCCAGACCTGACGGTCTTTCAGTCCTTCATCAGTTAATCGCATCTGTGTTTCGCCTCACTTTTAACAATCGCTTCCCACAGACCGTTGAGATAAGTTGCGCCTAAAGCCCGGTCGTACAGTCCATAACCCGGCATCGCCTTTTCATCCCAGATCATCCGGCCATGATCCGGCCGAATTGGCCCATCAAAGCCGATATCATACAAAGCCTTCATGATCTCATACATATCAAAGCTGCCGTCGCTGGACAGATGCGCGCTTTCCTCAAAATCATCCGGTGAATTGAATTTCAGATTGCGTACATGCGCAAAGTGAATCCGGCCTTTGAGCGATCGGATCATGTGCGGCAGATCATTTTCCAGGT belongs to Holdemania massiliensis and includes:
- the trxB gene encoding thioredoxin-disulfide reductase — its product is MEHVQVAVLGGGPAGYTAALYCARAGFRTVILEKLSAGGQMATTSQIDNYPGFDEGVDGFELGMKMQAQAERFGAESFLEEVISVDLNAVPKKIVTDSRELTADAVILATGASARKLGVAEEDSLVGRGVAYCATCDGMFYKGKTVAVIGGGNTAAADALFLSRICEKVILIHRRDTLRADRVYLNPLQSCDNLEFIWNSTVDAILHDQKVTGLRLRDKFSGELQEIACDGVFVAVGQLPNTALFEGQLTLEHGYIAADETTRTSVPGVFAVGDVRTKALRQVITAASDGAVASHFVEEYLASL
- the dhaS gene encoding dihydroxyacetone kinase transcriptional activator DhaS, which encodes MADLTKKAIAEGLKELCHHKDFNKISVRDITEQCGLNRQTFYYHFQDKYELLDWIYYQEGFVYLASDVTFDNWHEHMEKLLEMMRENQIFYENTISASPQCFEDYLFQITCTLFEEAIRRLDGSLRLKEDDVKLYSRFYSYGMCGIIRDWVRGGMKESPKSLSLRIRKLANDSEKMASLRLQGQF
- a CDS encoding mannitol dehydrogenase family protein translates to MRLTDEGLKDRQVWLKQGYALPEFDRESLRQATLKTPRWIHFGAGNIFRAYPMMLMQKLLNAGLAAEGLIAAEGYDDEIVDKMLKPHDELNILVTLKASGSVEKTVIGSLAAALKLNPDSSDFTMLSNLFQQPSLQMASFTITEKGYRVSDENGEILPEISAEFNHQPQAARSYIGRVAALLYCRYKNGALPIAMVSMDNCSHNGEKLKKAIVTLAEGWVRSGQVEPGFLDYVQDEQRVSFPWTMIDKITPRPDPTIEERLRQDGLEQAEPIITSKHTYIAPFVNAEECEYLVIEDRFPNGRLPLEKAGVMFADRQTVEKVERMKVSTCLNPVHTGLAVFGCLLGFTKISDEMQDADLNQLANRIGRIEGLPVVTDPKILSPRQFLDEVLTLRIPNPFMPDTPQRIATDTSQKLGVRFGETVKAYLNENRPLSDLKAIPLVYAGWLRYLLGIDDQGQPMPISPDPLLDQLREHLTGIQLGQSEPQLDGVRSILKNSTIFGLDLEAAGLADLIEALFVAMLQAPGAVRKVLHEQLQ
- a CDS encoding mechanosensitive ion channel family protein; the protein is MTGILSKTITEYFNGFLSTLAENSGLLFWKGVGILLVILGGKLVLDLISRMTARQIKKSEDMPEMQARRVQTMMTMTRSTFRYIVYGICALMILAQLGFGNAINNLLLSAGIGSLALGIGAQSLIKDVVTGFFMMFEKQFSVGDYVKLDDVEGTVTATAMRVTYLKNFAGQQIIIPNGSIGRVINYSRMDSLAKITVSTPYEADTRQVMEVLDQAVKAYAKEVKDILVEEPKIQGITDLADSSVNITVICRTLPCRHWEVERGLRLAVKEALDEAGIGIPYPQQDVHLKLEKEEETQPN
- a CDS encoding thioredoxin family protein — encoded protein: MATVITKDNFDQEVAGSQLPVILDFQAPWCMYCRRLAPVIAKLEKELEGQVRFGTVDIDEQPELEERFDISTIPSLILFQAGKNGTTLVNPPSRGAIMNWLKEQGI
- the kduD gene encoding 2-dehydro-3-deoxy-D-gluconate 5-dehydrogenase KduD; translated protein: MIYKEGLLEGKVALVTGANRGLGYAMCVGLAENGADIFNIGHGDDTGIREAIEKLGRRYHYMKADLSKPTKALTDEIVAEVVAIYGHLDILLNNAGVNRRAPFLEYAEADWDYTLNLNLKQVFLLSQSAANQMVKQGTRGKIINIASMLSFTGGILVPAYTASKSAIMGLTKEMANELSSQGINVNAIAPGYMKTPLTQAMQDDPVRNKEVLDRLPIGYWGDPSVLQGPVVFLASEASDYICGATIPVDGGWLAR